The following coding sequences are from one Onychostoma macrolepis isolate SWU-2019 chromosome 24, ASM1243209v1, whole genome shotgun sequence window:
- the LOC131533349 gene encoding uncharacterized protein LOC131533349 isoform X1 produces the protein MMLRGLISFIVLMIVTEGSSVKVHLGGNTTLPCSIKDDREITWIITNGNQTFVRILKLEYGYGPESKPEPSNIHPSYAGRIRALSSSTNTHSLLLMNITDTDLMLYCCMDYKNEQTHCTKLDYEEQQNTEEIEDKKAIGIGNYISTRIWLPGICVLLLLSLLSNVCMCWRIKRPKKENLKESKTLCKSTQDEQGNEADEISYASVHINKTQRNRGQHHHLTQDTVYARIK, from the exons GTTTCATTGTCTTAATGATTGTCACTGAAGGATCATCAGTGAAAGTTCATCTAGGAGGAAACACAACACTCCCCTGCAGCATTAAAGATGATAGAGAGATTACGTGGATCATTACAAATGGAAACCAAACATTTGTCagaattctaaaactagaataTGGTTATGGTCCAGAATCTAAACCAGAGCCCTCTAATATTCACCCCAGTTACGCAGGTCGGATAAGAGCTCTCAGTTCATCCACAAACACTCACTCTCTGCTTCTGATGAACATCACTGACACTGATCTCATGCTCTACTGCTGCATGGACTATAAGAATGAGCAAACTCACTGCACAAAGCTGGACTATGAAG AGCAGCAGAATACAGAAGAGATAGAGGACAAAAAAGCTATTGGTATTGGTAATTATATCAGTACACGAATATGGCTGCCTGGGATCTGTGTGCTTCTATTACTCTCACTGTTGtcaaatgtgtgtatgtgctgGAGAATAAAAAGACCAAAAAA agaaaatttaAAGGAATCAAAGACATTATGTAAAAGCACACAGGACGAGCAG GGGAATGAAGCTGATGAAATTTCATATGCAtctgtacatataaataaaacacaaagaaacaGAGGACAACATCATCATCTCACACAGGACACAGTATATGCAcgcattaaataa
- the LOC131533349 gene encoding uncharacterized protein LOC131533349 isoform X3 produces MMLRGLISFIVLMIVTEGSSVKVHLGGNTTLPCSIKDDREITWIITNGNQTFVRILKLEYGYGPESKPEPSNIHPSYAGRIRALSSSTNTHSLLLMNITDTDLMLYCCMDYKNEQTHCTKLDYEENLKESKTLCKSTQDEQGNEADEISYASVHINKTQRNRGQHHHLTQDTVYARIK; encoded by the exons GTTTCATTGTCTTAATGATTGTCACTGAAGGATCATCAGTGAAAGTTCATCTAGGAGGAAACACAACACTCCCCTGCAGCATTAAAGATGATAGAGAGATTACGTGGATCATTACAAATGGAAACCAAACATTTGTCagaattctaaaactagaataTGGTTATGGTCCAGAATCTAAACCAGAGCCCTCTAATATTCACCCCAGTTACGCAGGTCGGATAAGAGCTCTCAGTTCATCCACAAACACTCACTCTCTGCTTCTGATGAACATCACTGACACTGATCTCATGCTCTACTGCTGCATGGACTATAAGAATGAGCAAACTCACTGCACAAAGCTGGACTATGAAG aaaatttaAAGGAATCAAAGACATTATGTAAAAGCACACAGGACGAGCAG GGGAATGAAGCTGATGAAATTTCATATGCAtctgtacatataaataaaacacaaagaaacaGAGGACAACATCATCATCTCACACAGGACACAGTATATGCAcgcattaaataa
- the LOC131533349 gene encoding uncharacterized protein LOC131533349 isoform X4: MMLRGLISFIVLMIVTEGSSVKVHLGGNTTLPCSIKDDREITWIITNGNQTFVRILKLEYGYGPESKPEPSNIHPSYAGRIRALSSSTNTHSLLLMNITDTDLMLYCCMDYKNEQTHCTKLDYEENLKESKTLCKSTQDEQLKRKTKGRPVELLSCLVCGEG, encoded by the exons GTTTCATTGTCTTAATGATTGTCACTGAAGGATCATCAGTGAAAGTTCATCTAGGAGGAAACACAACACTCCCCTGCAGCATTAAAGATGATAGAGAGATTACGTGGATCATTACAAATGGAAACCAAACATTTGTCagaattctaaaactagaataTGGTTATGGTCCAGAATCTAAACCAGAGCCCTCTAATATTCACCCCAGTTACGCAGGTCGGATAAGAGCTCTCAGTTCATCCACAAACACTCACTCTCTGCTTCTGATGAACATCACTGACACTGATCTCATGCTCTACTGCTGCATGGACTATAAGAATGAGCAAACTCACTGCACAAAGCTGGACTATGAAG aaaatttaAAGGAATCAAAGACATTATGTAAAAGCACACAGGACGAGCAG ctaaaaaggaagaccaaaggaaggcctgtcgaactcttgtcttgtcttgtttgTGGAGAGGGATGA
- the LOC131533349 gene encoding uncharacterized protein LOC131533349 isoform X2 gives MMLRGLISFIVLMIVTEGSSVKVHLGGNTTLPCSIKDDREITWIITNGNQTFVRILKLEYGYGPESKPEPSNIHPSYAGRIRALSSSTNTHSLLLMNITDTDLMLYCCMDYKNEQTHCTKLDYEEQQNTEEIEDKKAIGIGNYISTRIWLPGICVLLLLSLLSNVCMCWRIKRPKKENLKESKTLCKSTQDEQLKRKTKGRPVELLSCLVCGEG, from the exons GTTTCATTGTCTTAATGATTGTCACTGAAGGATCATCAGTGAAAGTTCATCTAGGAGGAAACACAACACTCCCCTGCAGCATTAAAGATGATAGAGAGATTACGTGGATCATTACAAATGGAAACCAAACATTTGTCagaattctaaaactagaataTGGTTATGGTCCAGAATCTAAACCAGAGCCCTCTAATATTCACCCCAGTTACGCAGGTCGGATAAGAGCTCTCAGTTCATCCACAAACACTCACTCTCTGCTTCTGATGAACATCACTGACACTGATCTCATGCTCTACTGCTGCATGGACTATAAGAATGAGCAAACTCACTGCACAAAGCTGGACTATGAAG AGCAGCAGAATACAGAAGAGATAGAGGACAAAAAAGCTATTGGTATTGGTAATTATATCAGTACACGAATATGGCTGCCTGGGATCTGTGTGCTTCTATTACTCTCACTGTTGtcaaatgtgtgtatgtgctgGAGAATAAAAAGACCAAAAAA agaaaatttaAAGGAATCAAAGACATTATGTAAAAGCACACAGGACGAGCAG ctaaaaaggaagaccaaaggaaggcctgtcgaactcttgtcttgtcttgtttgTGGAGAGGGATGA